In Chrysiogenia bacterium, one genomic interval encodes:
- a CDS encoding DUF488 family protein yields the protein MSEPTCLTIGHSSHSVNEFVALLKERGVEVVVDVRSRPYSKYHRHFSYDAIRENLSARGLR from the coding sequence ATGAGCGAGCCGACCTGCCTGACCATCGGCCATTCGAGCCACTCGGTGAACGAGTTTGTCGCCCTTCTCAAGGAACGCGGCGTCGAGGTCGTTGTGGACGTGCGCTCGCGCCCTTACTCGAAATACCACCGGCACTTCAGCTACGACGCGATCCGGGAGAACCTGAGCGCTCGCGGCCTGCGGTA